Proteins found in one Borreliella valaisiana VS116 genomic segment:
- the murC gene encoding UDP-N-acetylmuramate--L-alanine ligase: MKIDFDSVNNIFFVGIKGSGVCSLACFLNAKGYYVEGIDIPDKFYTDKILNNNKISYYENIYEFSLKELDRSFDLIVYSSAYDKDGLQVLLEAKELNIPILSYPEALGELSRKYYSIGIAGSHGKTTTTAFLGIVFNKLGLNPNVIVGSSVKDFGGNSAIAGISNIFIVETCEYKKHFLHFSPNMLILTNVDYEHVDFFKNYESLEDAFLQYINNLKKNGILIINSDDNNLLKIKRQISRKDINIFSFGSRDLSNFQISNIVVKNEYFCFSFLGLHNVELKTVLFHNILNFSAALLALNLFLESNGKSIFDFEDAVKRIAKNYSGIKRRVEVIKEEKGVVYMDDYAHHPREIRDTLLGIKNFYKNKRIILDFMPHTFTRTKEFFDDFVEVLSDVDILILHNIYLSNRENFNPDELSINLFLNIKKINENTYFFKDVKDSINFIKSLLVSGDLFITMGAGNNFILHDFL, encoded by the coding sequence ATGAAGATTGATTTTGATAGTGTGAATAATATTTTTTTTGTAGGAATAAAGGGGAGTGGAGTTTGTTCTCTGGCTTGTTTTTTAAATGCAAAAGGGTATTATGTAGAAGGAATAGATATTCCTGATAAATTTTATACTGATAAGATTTTAAATAATAATAAAATATCTTATTATGAAAATATTTATGAATTTTCATTAAAAGAGCTTGATAGGTCTTTTGATTTAATAGTATATTCTTCAGCTTATGATAAGGATGGTTTGCAAGTTTTACTTGAAGCAAAAGAATTAAATATACCTATTTTGTCTTATCCTGAGGCTCTCGGTGAGCTTTCTAGAAAGTACTATAGTATTGGAATTGCAGGTTCTCACGGCAAAACCACCACTACGGCATTTTTAGGTATTGTTTTTAACAAATTGGGATTAAATCCTAATGTTATTGTGGGATCAAGTGTAAAAGACTTTGGAGGTAATTCTGCAATAGCTGGTATTAGCAATATTTTTATTGTTGAAACTTGTGAGTATAAAAAACATTTTTTACATTTTAGTCCAAATATGCTTATTTTAACTAATGTTGACTACGAGCATGTTGATTTTTTTAAAAATTATGAGTCTCTTGAAGATGCTTTTTTACAATATATTAATAATTTAAAGAAAAATGGAATATTAATAATTAATTCTGATGATAATAATTTGCTTAAAATTAAAAGGCAGATCAGCAGAAAGGATATAAATATTTTTAGCTTTGGATCTAGAGATTTGTCAAATTTTCAAATAAGTAACATTGTAGTTAAAAATGAATATTTTTGTTTTTCTTTTTTAGGCTTGCACAATGTTGAACTTAAGACTGTTTTATTTCATAACATATTAAATTTTTCAGCAGCACTTTTAGCTTTAAATCTTTTTTTGGAAAGCAATGGAAAATCAATTTTTGATTTTGAAGATGCTGTAAAGAGAATTGCAAAAAATTATAGTGGTATTAAAAGAAGGGTTGAAGTTATTAAAGAGGAAAAGGGAGTGGTTTATATGGACGATTATGCTCACCATCCTAGGGAGATTAGAGATACGCTTTTAGGTATTAAAAATTTTTATAAGAACAAGCGTATAATTTTGGATTTTATGCCTCATACCTTCACAAGAACAAAAGAATTTTTTGATGATTTTGTGGAGGTTTTAAGTGATGTTGATATATTAATTTTGCACAATATATATCTTTCTAATAGGGAAAATTTTAATCCAGATGAACTTTCTATTAATTTGTTTTTAAATATTAAAAAAATAAATGAAAATACTTATTTTTTTAAAGATGTTAAAGACTCTATTAATTTTATAAAAAGTTTATTAGTATCAGGAGATTTGTTTATTACAATGGGTGCTGGAAATAATTTTATTTTACACGATTTTTTGTAA
- a CDS encoding YicC/YloC family endoribonuclease — translation MKSMTGFFYLEKIIGNYMFSVNLKSYNGKFLEFKLKLPEIFSGYDLDIRNLISKYISRGNVFLNVGYKELVPRMNFTVNPNYIEAISRLRDSLAHTNLNIKNELSLGDFLSLKGALIIDEDSEHQEEIYGLFKGVLEETLFHYNNGRNFEGENTKSDIVSTLVLIERDLKIVKDACNDINVRLFASIKENISKLMDEFRDLSIAEEAAKMAIRLDINEEIMRLDSHIETFYKNLEYEICGKVLEFISQEMHREITTMSNKAVDLDIKNLILNMKLNLEKIKEQIRNVE, via the coding sequence GTGAAAAGCATGACGGGATTTTTTTATTTGGAAAAGATAATTGGTAACTATATGTTTAGTGTGAATTTGAAATCTTATAATGGGAAATTTTTAGAATTTAAACTTAAGTTACCAGAAATTTTTTCTGGTTATGATCTTGATATAAGAAATTTGATTTCAAAATATATTAGCAGAGGCAATGTTTTTTTAAATGTAGGATATAAAGAATTGGTTCCCCGTATGAATTTTACAGTTAATCCTAATTATATTGAAGCTATTTCTAGGCTTAGAGATTCTTTGGCACATACTAATCTTAATATTAAAAACGAACTAAGTTTGGGAGATTTTTTATCGTTAAAAGGAGCTTTGATAATTGATGAGGATAGTGAGCATCAAGAAGAAATTTATGGTTTGTTTAAAGGTGTTTTAGAGGAAACATTATTTCATTACAATAATGGGAGAAATTTTGAAGGGGAAAATACTAAGTCGGATATAGTGTCAACCCTTGTGCTAATAGAGCGAGATCTTAAAATTGTTAAGGATGCTTGTAATGATATAAATGTAAGATTATTTGCAAGTATTAAAGAAAATATTTCTAAATTAATGGATGAATTTAGAGATTTAAGTATTGCAGAAGAAGCAGCTAAAATGGCAATTCGTCTAGACATCAATGAAGAGATCATGCGTTTAGATTCTCATATAGAAACTTTTTATAAAAATCTTGAATATGAGATATGTGGCAAAGTTCTTGAATTTATTTCTCAAGAAATGCATAGAGAAATAACAACTATGAGTAATAAGGCGGTTGATCTTGATATTAAGAATTTGATTTTAAATATGAAGCTGAATTTAGAAAAAATAAAAGAACAAATAAGGAACGTTGAATGA
- the miaA gene encoding tRNA (adenosine(37)-N6)-dimethylallyltransferase MiaA, which translates to MKEDRIVFIFGPTAVGKSNILFHFPRNKVEVINVDSIQVYKEFNIASSKPSKNLMKHIKHHLVDFLDPEKEYTLGIFYEQALRIVKEIRQKKKIPIFVGGTAFYFKHLKDGFPSTPSVTSKIRIYVNNLLDLKGKSHLLKELKNVDPIRFNMLNKNDIYRIKRSLEVYYQTGIPISQFQKKQNSEFKNIVIIGLKRSFEDLKTRISIRINEMLDSGLLSEIKGLFIKGYNENTPAFKGIGYNEFLLWKSRPCYGLNDIISLINKNSFLYAKRQMTFFAKISDVLWFHPEDDLNDILNLIFKVNKEI; encoded by the coding sequence TTGAAGGAAGATAGAATAGTTTTTATTTTTGGGCCTACGGCTGTAGGCAAAAGCAATATTTTGTTTCATTTTCCAAGAAATAAAGTGGAAGTTATTAATGTTGACTCTATTCAAGTATATAAAGAGTTCAATATAGCTTCTTCAAAGCCGAGTAAAAATTTAATGAAACATATAAAGCACCATTTAGTAGATTTTTTAGATCCCGAAAAAGAGTATACTCTTGGAATTTTTTATGAGCAAGCTTTAAGAATAGTAAAAGAAATAAGACAGAAAAAAAAAATTCCTATATTTGTGGGAGGTACTGCTTTTTATTTCAAGCATTTAAAGGATGGATTTCCTTCAACGCCTTCGGTTACTTCTAAAATAAGAATTTATGTAAACAATCTTTTAGATCTTAAAGGCAAATCTCATCTTTTAAAAGAATTGAAAAATGTAGATCCCATTAGATTTAATATGTTAAATAAGAATGATATTTATCGTATTAAAAGATCGCTTGAAGTTTACTACCAAACAGGAATTCCTATTAGTCAATTTCAAAAAAAACAAAATAGCGAATTTAAAAATATTGTAATTATAGGTCTTAAAAGATCTTTTGAAGATTTAAAAACTAGAATATCAATAAGAATTAATGAAATGCTTGATAGTGGACTACTTTCCGAGATTAAAGGTTTGTTTATTAAGGGATATAATGAAAATACCCCAGCTTTTAAAGGGATAGGCTATAACGAGTTTTTGTTATGGAAAAGTAGACCTTGTTATGGTTTAAATGATATAATAAGTTTAATAAACAAAAATTCGTTTTTATATGCAAAAAGGCAAATGACCTTTTTTGCCAAGATTTCTGATGTTTTATGGTTTCATCCAGAGGATGATTTAAATGACATTTTGAATTTAATTTTTAAAGTTAATAAGGAGATTTAG
- a CDS encoding pseudouridine synthase family protein, which translates to MRLDKYIFLEVFANDNGKRLDSILIKILNLSKVRIIKHIRKGDIRLNGLKSHFSCRVCKGDKIYLYKSLAQSLNLTMDEYYKSNIDFQCIPKRIIYEDSDLLVVDKQRGILVHGGRNSLDFLVNAYLLGENLRSLSFKPSAVHRLDRNTSGIIIFAKNVNAARRLSVAFSSGAITKKYFAILLGEVKSTVVYENHLFRDKRLRKTFVLENKKFINAITKVNPILSSKKATLAEIVIETGFTHQIRAQCSFNNHPLINDKKYYDKFNKSNYFLHAFLVKFNGAFFKKNAFYAKPSLEFLKQVKDIFDVYEFSEFFK; encoded by the coding sequence TTGCGTTTGGATAAATATATCTTTTTAGAAGTTTTTGCCAATGATAATGGCAAGCGATTAGATTCAATTTTAATTAAAATTTTGAATTTGTCTAAAGTTAGGATAATAAAACATATTAGAAAGGGTGATATTAGGCTTAATGGTCTAAAATCACATTTTTCATGTAGAGTTTGTAAAGGTGATAAAATTTATTTGTATAAATCTTTAGCTCAAAGTTTAAATTTAACTATGGATGAATATTATAAAAGTAATATTGATTTTCAATGTATTCCAAAAAGAATAATTTATGAGGACAGCGATTTACTTGTTGTGGATAAGCAAAGAGGCATTTTAGTTCATGGGGGTAGAAACTCTCTTGATTTTTTAGTGAATGCTTATCTTTTAGGGGAAAATTTAAGATCTCTAAGCTTTAAACCCTCGGCAGTTCACAGGCTTGACAGGAATACTTCTGGTATTATTATTTTTGCAAAAAATGTAAATGCTGCAAGAAGGCTAAGTGTGGCATTTAGTAGTGGAGCTATAACTAAAAAATATTTTGCAATACTTTTGGGCGAGGTTAAGTCAACTGTTGTTTATGAAAATCATTTATTTAGAGATAAAAGGCTGAGAAAAACTTTTGTTTTGGAAAATAAGAAGTTTATTAATGCAATTACAAAGGTTAATCCAATATTGTCTTCCAAGAAAGCTACTCTTGCCGAGATTGTTATTGAAACAGGTTTTACTCATCAAATAAGAGCTCAATGTTCTTTTAACAATCATCCTTTAATTAATGATAAAAAATACTATGATAAATTCAATAAAAGCAATTACTTTTTACATGCTTTTTTGGTAAAATTTAATGGGGCATTTTTTAAAAAGAATGCATTTTACGCTAAGCCTAGTTTAGAATTTTTAAAGCAAGTAAAAGATATTTTTGATGTCTATGAATTTTCAGAATTTTTCAAATAA
- a CDS encoding DNA-directed RNA polymerase subunit omega — MTKVPLKKIQDFDGNFYELVVATIMRTEQIIDNISLAEHTIFDDKILGQAFNDVLTGKFSYSIEGR, encoded by the coding sequence ATGACTAAGGTGCCTTTAAAAAAAATACAAGATTTTGATGGAAATTTTTATGAACTTGTTGTTGCAACTATAATGCGCACAGAGCAAATCATAGACAATATTTCTTTGGCAGAGCATACTATTTTTGATGATAAAATACTAGGACAAGCTTTTAATGACGTTTTGACTGGTAAATTTAGCTATTCAATTGAAGGAAGATAG
- the cmk gene encoding (d)CMP kinase, giving the protein MKIALSGKSGCGNTTVSSMIAKHYGLEFINYTFHDIAREYEMPFSEFYEKEIIGRNDYYWDRYLDKRLSILSKKNNTVLASRLAIWISKSADLKIYLYAKMEVRAERIMTREGGMYSDVLSSTFNRDENDKKRYLAIYNIDIDDYSSETDLVIDVTNINPNEVFELIRDEIDKRNLKSS; this is encoded by the coding sequence ATGAAAATAGCACTTTCTGGTAAGAGTGGTTGTGGCAATACTACTGTAAGTAGCATGATTGCAAAACATTACGGTCTTGAGTTTATTAATTATACTTTTCATGATATTGCAAGAGAATATGAAATGCCTTTTTCGGAGTTTTATGAGAAAGAGATAATAGGAAGAAATGATTATTATTGGGACAGGTATCTTGATAAGAGATTGTCTATACTTTCTAAAAAAAATAATACAGTGCTTGCTTCTCGTCTTGCTATTTGGATTTCTAAGAGCGCTGATTTAAAAATATATCTTTATGCTAAAATGGAAGTAAGGGCCGAGAGAATAATGACAAGAGAGGGAGGCATGTATTCTGATGTTTTAAGTAGTACTTTTAATAGAGATGAAAATGATAAAAAAAGATATTTGGCTATTTATAACATAGATATTGATGATTATTCTTCGGAGACCGATTTGGTGATTGATGTTACAAATATTAATCCAAATGAAGTTTTTGAATTAATTCGAGATGAAATTGATAAAAGAAACTTAAAGAGTAGTTAA
- the panF gene encoding sodium/pantothenate symporter — MLLNKYFLANRNINFIVMALLFSSSYISASSFISGPSAVYKYGLSFILLATIQIPTTLIAFIIVGERLNRESKKINAINIIDYIRYRYKSDFLALISGCILIFFSMFLISAQLIGGAKLIEVFLGINYIAGLLLFALLIFIYVFFGGFKAVAYTDLIQGFLMIVSSVILFSKMLDLGGGINNLFKTAMSILDKDLLIPSNVDLKPQYIISFWILIGIGILGQPQVINNFIAFKDENAIKFSLPISTFIISFLIILMHLMGFFAIILFPDLNPNDKVVLNVALKVLNPFSRFMFFIGLLSAIMSTVDSNLLLITSVLMKLIIYKKDLKEDIKVKRVIMISNVFFILIILVFSFFPPNFLFFVNIFAFGALEVSFFSIIVFGLYFNFVSKIAALASMFLGLMFYLCILCFGLNIWFFHPVFPSFFVSILTFVIVNFFCKKYSKVY; from the coding sequence TTGTTATTAAATAAATATTTTCTTGCAAATCGAAATATTAATTTTATTGTTATGGCCTTATTATTTTCTTCTAGCTATATTAGTGCTAGTAGTTTTATTTCTGGTCCTTCTGCTGTTTACAAGTATGGGTTATCTTTTATATTATTAGCCACTATACAAATTCCTACAACTTTAATTGCTTTTATTATTGTTGGTGAGAGATTAAATCGTGAGTCAAAAAAAATTAATGCAATAAATATTATTGATTATATTAGATATAGGTATAAAAGTGATTTTTTAGCATTAATTAGTGGATGTATATTAATTTTTTTTTCAATGTTTTTGATTTCTGCCCAATTAATAGGTGGTGCTAAGCTTATAGAGGTTTTTTTAGGCATTAATTATATAGCTGGTCTTTTACTTTTTGCTTTATTAATTTTTATTTATGTATTTTTTGGTGGATTTAAGGCAGTAGCTTATACAGATTTGATTCAAGGATTTTTAATGATAGTTTCATCTGTTATTTTGTTTTCCAAAATGCTAGATTTGGGAGGAGGTATTAATAATTTGTTCAAGACAGCAATGTCTATTTTAGATAAAGATCTTTTAATTCCTTCAAATGTTGATTTAAAGCCACAATATATAATTTCTTTTTGGATATTAATAGGAATAGGAATATTAGGTCAGCCTCAGGTTATTAATAATTTTATAGCATTTAAAGATGAAAATGCTATAAAATTTTCTCTTCCAATTTCTACTTTTATTATAAGTTTTTTAATTATTTTGATGCATTTAATGGGATTTTTTGCTATTATTCTTTTTCCAGATTTAAATCCAAATGATAAAGTTGTTTTAAATGTAGCTTTAAAAGTTTTAAATCCTTTTTCTCGTTTTATGTTTTTTATAGGTCTTTTATCTGCAATAATGTCCACAGTAGATTCAAATTTACTTTTAATAACGTCTGTTTTAATGAAGTTAATAATTTATAAAAAAGATTTAAAAGAAGATATAAAGGTTAAACGAGTAATAATGATTTCTAATGTTTTTTTTATTTTAATAATACTTGTATTTTCTTTTTTCCCCCCCAATTTTTTATTCTTCGTTAATATTTTTGCTTTTGGGGCTTTAGAAGTTTCATTTTTTTCTATTATTGTTTTTGGACTTTATTTTAATTTCGTAAGCAAAATAGCAGCATTGGCTTCTATGTTTTTAGGCTTGATGTTTTATTTGTGTATTTTATGTTTTGGTTTGAATATTTGGTTTTTTCACCCCGTTTTTCCATCATTTTTTGTTTCTATATTAACATTTGTAATAGTTAATTTTTTTTGTAAAAAATATAGCAAAGTTTATTAG